A genome region from Alkalimarinus coralli includes the following:
- a CDS encoding secretin N-terminal domain-containing protein, translated as MQSKSAVSSGESPESDRFKGRVLMGLAAKQGNCSVALLRGAAIILLSVLAASCTLIPQEEFLPPPPLRAEPIGVAAQKTTQHESVEPTDQEKDEKRKVKHRFERPPVSADRQVRTQLLEDDPLFPVDEPANINMSFGDLPLPVFINEVFANQLSLDFEMAQDVANKQDLVTLRITEPRNRQDIFNLSRQILANYGVLIVRQGDVLRFVLGTAPGISSEPPLIVTGTALPSVPSTHRPIFLIRSLKVISNSDAYSMLKTVFEKQSLKVARDNSRNAVTLQGAPDIVKRAAAVLDLIDKPKMKGRHSLRIEPMYTDAETLSKGLVSAMEPQGYDIGNTSKNTTLVPINELNALFVFAPNEEILSIVRQWVEQLDRVVQKPNQKDGFYWYKVKNTGAIQLSETLNAIMGNSSGRTGERASQGKGEASSKKTTTSSIAVAASSRKSGSFVVDQARNMLLFRGEAAQWQEILPLIHDLDKAPAQVMVEVVVADVTLSETFKFGVEWSVDGALGSVSSLFGDGGAGAGIGGTGLKWAYLSSSGATRIALNAFASDNNVSILQTPKVLVRSGETASVNVGEKIPVLTSRTAEDEIIDGDSAVSQQIEYRDVGIKLTVTPTVFSGGRIDMEVSQDVSASTGDASTPSLTPIITTRNIETNLSLHDGGSVLLGGLITKNQSKGNSRVPILGDIPWIGQLFRTDSTQAGSTELMILIVPYLIEEPGQAEALTRSFREQLQLHPENI; from the coding sequence ATGCAAAGTAAGAGTGCTGTCTCTAGCGGCGAGTCACCAGAAAGTGACCGGTTTAAGGGGCGAGTGTTAATGGGGCTTGCGGCTAAGCAGGGTAATTGCAGTGTAGCACTGTTAAGAGGTGCTGCTATTATTTTATTGTCGGTGCTGGCGGCGTCTTGCACGTTGATTCCACAAGAAGAATTTCTCCCGCCTCCGCCACTAAGGGCGGAGCCCATTGGTGTGGCAGCGCAAAAAACGACCCAGCATGAAAGTGTCGAACCCACAGATCAAGAGAAAGATGAAAAACGTAAAGTTAAGCATCGGTTTGAGCGGCCTCCAGTATCCGCTGATCGGCAAGTGCGAACTCAGCTACTTGAAGATGACCCGCTTTTCCCGGTTGATGAGCCGGCAAATATAAATATGAGCTTTGGTGATCTACCTTTACCCGTATTTATTAATGAAGTATTTGCCAATCAGTTATCGCTAGACTTTGAAATGGCGCAGGATGTTGCCAATAAGCAAGACTTAGTAACATTGCGCATTACAGAGCCTAGAAACAGGCAGGACATTTTTAATCTAAGTCGACAAATCCTGGCTAATTACGGAGTGTTAATTGTTCGTCAGGGAGATGTTTTGCGTTTTGTATTAGGTACCGCACCAGGCATTTCATCAGAGCCGCCTCTTATTGTTACGGGTACGGCGTTACCCAGTGTGCCATCAACCCATCGGCCAATATTTTTAATTAGAAGTTTAAAAGTTATCAGTAATAGTGATGCGTATAGCATGCTAAAGACAGTCTTTGAAAAACAATCGTTGAAAGTGGCTCGGGATAACTCGCGCAATGCGGTTACCTTGCAGGGGGCGCCAGATATTGTAAAAAGAGCGGCTGCAGTGCTTGATCTGATAGACAAACCAAAAATGAAAGGTCGGCATAGTTTGCGAATAGAGCCGATGTATACGGATGCAGAAACACTATCAAAAGGGCTTGTGTCCGCCATGGAGCCCCAAGGGTATGATATTGGTAATACCTCAAAAAACACGACATTAGTGCCAATCAATGAACTTAATGCGTTGTTTGTATTTGCGCCCAATGAAGAGATCTTATCGATTGTTCGCCAATGGGTCGAACAATTGGACAGAGTTGTTCAAAAGCCAAATCAAAAAGATGGTTTTTATTGGTATAAGGTAAAGAATACTGGTGCTATACAGTTATCCGAAACGCTTAATGCAATAATGGGGAATAGTTCAGGTCGTACGGGGGAACGTGCGAGTCAGGGTAAAGGTGAGGCTAGCTCAAAAAAAACAACAACGTCTTCAATAGCGGTTGCGGCTTCTTCTCGCAAGAGTGGAAGTTTTGTGGTGGATCAGGCAAGGAATATGTTGCTTTTCCGGGGTGAAGCTGCTCAGTGGCAAGAAATACTGCCTTTAATTCATGACTTAGACAAAGCGCCAGCGCAAGTAATGGTTGAGGTGGTTGTGGCTGATGTAACACTTTCTGAAACATTCAAATTTGGCGTGGAGTGGTCTGTTGACGGGGCTTTAGGTAGTGTGAGTAGCTTGTTTGGTGATGGTGGAGCCGGTGCAGGTATTGGCGGGACAGGGCTAAAGTGGGCTTATTTAAGTAGTTCTGGGGCTACTCGAATTGCTTTAAACGCCTTTGCGAGTGACAATAATGTGTCGATATTGCAAACGCCTAAGGTGCTAGTTAGAAGTGGGGAGACTGCTAGTGTAAATGTGGGTGAGAAAATCCCGGTATTAACGTCTAGAACTGCTGAAGATGAAATTATCGACGGAGATAGTGCTGTTTCACAGCAAATTGAATATCGCGATGTGGGTATTAAGTTAACGGTAACGCCTACCGTTTTTTCGGGTGGTAGAATAGATATGGAGGTATCTCAAGATGTGAGCGCCTCAACAGGGGATGCAAGTACGCCTTCTCTTACACCGATTATCACAACGCGTAACATAGAGACCAATTTAAGTCTGCATGATGGCGGTTCCGTTTTGCTGGGGGGGTTGATTACTAAAAATCAGTCAAAGGGAAACTCTCGCGTGCCTATACTGGGAGATATCCCATGGATAGGGCAATTATTTAGAACTGATAGCACGCAGGCAGGTTCAACAGAGTTAATGATACTCATTGTGCCTTACCTTATAGAGGAACCAGGTCAAGCAGAGGCGTTGACGCGTTCCTTTCGCGAGCAATTGCAGTTGCATCCGGAGAATATTTAA